DNA from Geobacter sulfurreducens PCA:
TTGCTCAAAAGCATCCCCTATGAGGAGTTTGACTACCAGACCCTGCTGGATGTCGTTCATGGGTATGCCCGGCCACGGATGAAGATTTCCGCGATGCTGGCAAAGGGCGATATCATCCGGGTCAAGAAGGGGCTCTACATCCTCGGCGAACCTCTGCGCCGTCGGCCTTTCTGCCGGGAACTGCTCGCCAATCTCGTCTATGGCCCATCCTATATTTCTCTTGAATACGCCTTGCACTATCACGGCCTGACCCCGGAGCGGGTCGAGGCGGTGACTTCGGTTACCTGCGGGCGGTCACGGACCTTCGCTACCCCGGTCGGCACCTTTTCCTATCGAATGATCCCGCTGGAAGCCTTTCGCACCGGCATGGACCGCGTTGAGTTGGATGATGGCCGCTCCTTCCTCGTGGCCATTCCGGAAAAGGCGCTGGCCGACCGGATCGTTGCCGACCGGGGCGCCGGCATCTCCACCCAGAAAGAGCTGCACGAGTACCTGCTGTCCAGCCTGCGCATCGATCCCGGCGGTCTCCGTGAACTCGATCCGGTCCGTGTTGCGGAGATCGCCCGTGCGTACCGCTCCCGCAGAGTAAAACTATTGGCCGATCTGATCAGCCGCCTGCACAGAAGAGGGGGACGATGATGCACGAGGCCGTGGCCCGCATGCTTGCCAAATACGAACCAAAGAGCGTTGACGACTCGGTCAGGGCTCTGCGGGAGATTATCCAGGAGGTGGCGCTGCTCGGACTCTGGCGGTCGAAGTTTTTCGAGCATGCCGCGTTTTACGGCGGCACTGCTCTGCGTATCCTGTACGGACTCGACCGGTTCTCCGAGAATCTGGATTTTTCGCTGCTGGAACCGTCGCCTGATTTCAATCTTGCGCGTTATACGGCATCACTTGAGGAGGAATTGTCGGCCTTCGGCTTCAACGTCCGGGTGGAGATGGTCGGCAAGGCCGTGGAATCGGCGGTTCAGTCTGCGTTTCTCAAAGCCAACACCCGTAACGAACTCCTGGTCATCGAGACCGGTGGAGAGCTTGCCGGTCAGGTTGCCGCCGGCCAGGTGCTGAAGGTGAAGATCGAGGTGGATACGGACCCGCCGACCGGGTTTACCACCTCGACCCGTTATCTGCTGCAACCGATACCCTTTGCCGTTCGGAGCTATTCGCTCCCGGACCTGTTTGCCGGCAAGATGCATGCGCTCCTCTTCCGCAGGTGGAAAAACCGGGTCAAGGGGCGCGACTGGTATGATTTCGTCTGGTATGCTGCCAACCATCCGCAGCTTAATCTTGCCCACCTCGAGCAGCGGATGCGCCAGACCGGCCATTGGAGCGGGGATCTGCCACTTTCTGCTGCCGCGTTCAGAGAGTTGCTGTCCGATAGCATCGACCGGCTTGATGTCGATCAGGCACGCAACGACGTGGCACCGTTCGTCAAGGATCAACAGGCGCTCGCTCTCTGGTCCCATGACTTTTTCCGGGATGTTGCGAGACGCGTTCAGACTGATGAAGGATGAACTCGGCAATCTCAAGGAGTGAAGGACATACCCGGCGAATCAAGACCGAACGCAACGGTTGCTGACGCCGGGAGAAGTATCTGGTCGAGTATCGCAGAGAATGGCGGTTATGACCCCCCTCAATCCCCCCTATTCCATAGGGGGGAAGCGAACGACGAGAGCAGGGGGGTGGTGTCCATGAAAACCTACACCAAGGCTTTGATACCGCGTGCACGGGACATGCGCTCGAACATGACGGAGCCGGAAAAGCGGATGTGGTATCAGTGTTTGAAGCACCTGCCGCTACGTTTCCGCCGTCAACGCCCTGTTGGTCCCTACATTGTCGATTTCTACTGCGCCGAGCTGAAACTGGTCATCGAAATTGACGGTGCCAGTCATGCCACCGACGAAGGGATTGTGTACGATGCGGGACGGACGGCTTTTCTTGAAGGGCTTGGCTTGCGGGTTATTCGATTCGGAAATCATGAAGTCATGAACAACATTGAAGGCGTATTCGAGAGCTTGCAAAAAGAAGTGCGACCCCCCTCAATCCCCCCTATTCCATAGGGGGGAAGCGAACGGCGAGAGCAGGGAGGCAAAATCCCCCTTGTGCAACAGGGGGGACGGCGAGCGAAGCGAAGCAGGGGGGTCTCGACACACCATCCTGCCGGCCGACGAGAACGCATACGGTGCCGCAAGTGAGCATTTTGTCCGGCAGCCGGCTTGTTTCAGCAGCTTGTCGCCATGATTCGTCAGTTACGAAGATTTACCACCTGCAAATCCCCCCTGACTCCCCGCCACATGCCCCCGGTACATCGCATAATTCGCCTTGAGAATGTCGCTGATCGGCAATTCGTACGGACAGCGCGCGATGCATGCCCCGCATTCGGTGCAGAGGGGCACCGTTTCCATGGCTTTGCTGCAGAATTCCGCCGCAACGGCCGGCGACATGCGCGAGGCAACGATCGGGTAGCCCATGGCCGGGGTGATCATCACCCCCTGGGGGCAGGGCTGGCAGTATTCGCAGCGGCGGCAGAACCGTTTGCCCAGTTCGCGGCGGTACTGTTCCATGATTGCCAGGTCCTGCTCGGTGACGACGTTGTCGCGTT
Protein-coding regions in this window:
- a CDS encoding type IV toxin-antitoxin system AbiEi family antitoxin domain-containing protein produces the protein MTNALLLKSIPYEEFDYQTLLDVVHGYARPRMKISAMLAKGDIIRVKKGLYILGEPLRRRPFCRELLANLVYGPSYISLEYALHYHGLTPERVEAVTSVTCGRSRTFATPVGTFSYRMIPLEAFRTGMDRVELDDGRSFLVAIPEKALADRIVADRGAGISTQKELHEYLLSSLRIDPGGLRELDPVRVAEIARAYRSRRVKLLADLISRLHRRGGR
- a CDS encoding endonuclease domain-containing protein; the protein is MKTYTKALIPRARDMRSNMTEPEKRMWYQCLKHLPLRFRRQRPVGPYIVDFYCAELKLVIEIDGASHATDEGIVYDAGRTAFLEGLGLRVIRFGNHEVMNNIEGVFESLQKEVRPPSIPPIP
- a CDS encoding nucleotidyl transferase AbiEii/AbiGii toxin family protein; its protein translation is MMHEAVARMLAKYEPKSVDDSVRALREIIQEVALLGLWRSKFFEHAAFYGGTALRILYGLDRFSENLDFSLLEPSPDFNLARYTASLEEELSAFGFNVRVEMVGKAVESAVQSAFLKANTRNELLVIETGGELAGQVAAGQVLKVKIEVDTDPPTGFTTSTRYLLQPIPFAVRSYSLPDLFAGKMHALLFRRWKNRVKGRDWYDFVWYAANHPQLNLAHLEQRMRQTGHWSGDLPLSAAAFRELLSDSIDRLDVDQARNDVAPFVKDQQALALWSHDFFRDVARRVQTDEG